From Dreissena polymorpha isolate Duluth1 chromosome 15, UMN_Dpol_1.0, whole genome shotgun sequence, a single genomic window includes:
- the LOC127859622 gene encoding LOW QUALITY PROTEIN: heat shock 70 kDa protein-like (The sequence of the model RefSeq protein was modified relative to this genomic sequence to represent the inferred CDS: inserted 1 base in 1 codon; substituted 1 base at 1 genomic stop codon), which yields MVFFVSVKLVRGRKELNLFSTYASFEIVSMYDGVDLYTYITRTRFKELNTDLFRGTLEPVEKALRDAKMDKAHVMDIVLVGGFTRIPNVPKLLQDFFIGKELHKGIDLDEAVAYGAAVXAAILHGIXSKEVQDLLLLAVAPLSLSIEAAGKHHFE from the exons ATGGTCTTTTTCGTCTCCGTAAAGCTTGTGAGAGGGCGAAAAGAACTTAATTTATTCAGTACATATGCAAGCTTTGAGATTGTTTCAATGTATGATG GAGTTGATTTATACACATACATCACCAGAACCAGATTTAAAGAGCTAAATACCGATCTCTTCAGAGGCACGCTGGAACCGGTTGAAAAGGCTTTACGTGATGCCAAAATGGACAAGGCTCATGTCATGGACATCGTCTTGGTCGGTGGCTTCACCAGAATTCCAAATGTCCCGAAACTACTTCAGGACTTTTTCATTGGAAAGGAGCTGCACAAGGGCATCGACCTCGATGAGGCCGTTGCTTATGGAGCAG CTGTTTAGGCTGCCATCCTCCATGGTA AATCTAAAGAGGTACAGGACCTCCTACTGCTGGCTGTGGCCCCATTGTCTCTGAGTATCGAGGCCGCtggaaaacatcattttgaatga